A genome region from Methanococcoides burtonii DSM 6242 includes the following:
- a CDS encoding transposase: MVTEIVKFALENNVSVIGLEDLTGIRDATLKKVHKKRKHTHSSWAYRQLQTFIEYKAREAGILTHYIDPAYTSQTCIRCNHISKNNRNRLSFECEICGYQNNADLIGAMNIEHKTRDFRYILESQGSLSTAQTIA; this comes from the coding sequence ATAGTTACAGAAATTGTTAAGTTCGCACTTGAAAATAATGTATCTGTAATTGGTTTAGAAGACTTAACAGGTATCCGTGATGCTACTCTCAAAAAAGTCCATAAAAAGAGAAAGCACACTCACAGTAGTTGGGCTTATCGACAACTGCAAACTTTCATTGAATATAAAGCAAGAGAAGCAGGAATACTCACCCACTATATCGACCCTGCTTATACTTCTCAGACATGTATTCGTTGCAACCACATTTCCAAAAACAATCGTAACAGATTGAGCTTTGAATGTGAAATCTGCGGATACCAAAACAATGCAGATCTCATTGGTGCAATGAACATAGAACATAAAACAAGAGATTTCAGGTATATCTTGGAGTCTCAGGGGAGTTTGTCAACCGCCCAGACGATTGCATAA